The following coding sequences lie in one Caldisericia bacterium genomic window:
- the alaS gene encoding alanine--tRNA ligase, with product MIKTSKEIREEFLRFFEDRGHLRLPSFSLIPKDPTLLFTAAGMVPLKSYFLGEEKPPKPRITTCQACIRTNDIEQVGKTIRHHTFFEMLGNFSIGDYFKEDAIPWAYELVTKVYGLPKERLWISVYPDDEEAYNLWRKVGIPEDRIVKLEDNFWQMGEEGPCGPDSEIYFDLGEDFPCEKAELGPASDCDRFLEIWNLVFTQFDRKKDGTLNPLPRKNIDTGMGLERITMVLEGKRSNFETDLFSGIIEKIERVTGKEYKENIYPFRVIADHIRAITFLISEGLFPSNEGRGYVLRRLIRRSFSSGWSLGLREPFLFKIYPSVVDSLGDVYPIIKEKKEIIEKVLISEEKGFINTLSRGLDYLNHIIEKTLSRKEKFVSGRDIFFLYDTYGFPKELAEDILSGYNLTFNKKEFEEALKDSREKSRMVQKESGVFSMDLNYIKLKETLGETKFTGYTTLSQKSKVIYLLKNGEPVKELKAGEEGIVILDKTPFYGEKGGQVGDRGRMYGDNFELKVIDTKHPVENFIIHLVRVNKGSVTVNSDVVAEVDYDRRKGIQRAHTATHLLHKALREVLGEHALQKGSLVDEDYLRFDFSHFSPLEYEEIKKIEDMVLDAIYKEIPVNWEIKDIEEAKKEGAVALFGEKYGKRVRVVSVEGLTKEFCGGTHVSNTIEIGIFKIVSERGIGSNLRRVEAYTGKKAFNYMRELEEREKEISQVLGVPNEIVVERIEEIKQKLKEKDREYLELKRRLLSIIARERVSKAEKISNISFITVRDKFINPDDSYILFDEIKNKLRDFVLLVVSGKEEKNISIFVSDSIKEKITAKNLMDYLKSSIGVKGGGKDSSARGRADNSKGIEEILKKELERRIAA from the coding sequence ATGATTAAGACATCAAAAGAGATAAGAGAAGAGTTCTTGAGGTTTTTTGAAGATAGGGGTCACTTGAGACTCCCATCATTTTCTTTGATACCAAAGGATCCAACACTTCTATTTACAGCAGCAGGAATGGTTCCTCTAAAATCCTATTTTTTAGGAGAGGAAAAACCTCCAAAACCAAGAATAACCACATGTCAGGCATGTATAAGAACAAATGACATTGAACAGGTGGGAAAAACAATAAGACACCACACCTTTTTTGAGATGCTTGGCAATTTTTCCATTGGTGACTACTTTAAAGAGGATGCAATCCCATGGGCATATGAACTTGTCACTAAGGTTTATGGATTACCTAAGGAGAGGTTATGGATTTCAGTTTATCCTGATGATGAAGAAGCCTATAATTTGTGGAGGAAAGTTGGAATTCCTGAAGATAGAATTGTAAAACTTGAGGATAACTTCTGGCAGATGGGAGAAGAGGGACCTTGTGGTCCTGATTCAGAGATTTATTTTGACCTTGGAGAAGATTTCCCATGTGAGAAAGCCGAACTTGGACCAGCATCTGATTGTGATAGATTCCTTGAAATATGGAATCTTGTCTTCACTCAATTTGATAGAAAGAAGGATGGAACCCTCAACCCATTACCTCGTAAAAATATAGATACAGGAATGGGGCTTGAGAGAATAACCATGGTGCTTGAGGGAAAGAGAAGTAACTTCGAAACAGATCTATTTTCTGGAATTATAGAAAAAATAGAAAGAGTCACAGGCAAAGAATACAAAGAAAATATTTATCCTTTTAGAGTTATTGCAGATCACATAAGAGCGATAACATTCTTGATATCTGAAGGTCTATTTCCTTCCAATGAGGGGAGGGGATATGTCTTAAGGAGACTTATCAGAAGAAGCTTTTCTTCTGGATGGAGTCTTGGATTAAGGGAACCTTTCCTGTTCAAAATATACCCATCAGTTGTGGACTCCTTGGGAGATGTTTACCCTATTATAAAGGAGAAAAAGGAAATTATTGAGAAGGTGCTTATCTCTGAGGAAAAGGGTTTTATAAACACATTGAGTAGAGGACTTGATTATCTAAATCATATCATTGAAAAAACTCTGTCCAGAAAAGAGAAGTTTGTTTCAGGAAGAGATATATTTTTCCTCTATGATACCTATGGATTTCCAAAGGAACTTGCCGAGGATATACTCTCTGGATACAATCTAACATTCAACAAAAAGGAGTTTGAGGAAGCGCTTAAAGACTCAAGGGAGAAAAGTAGGATGGTTCAAAAAGAAAGCGGTGTTTTCTCAATGGATTTAAATTACATAAAACTTAAGGAAACACTTGGAGAAACAAAATTTACAGGTTATACCACACTCTCTCAGAAATCAAAGGTTATTTATCTTTTAAAGAATGGAGAGCCTGTAAAGGAATTGAAAGCTGGAGAAGAGGGAATCGTTATACTTGATAAAACACCATTTTATGGCGAGAAGGGTGGACAGGTGGGAGATAGAGGAAGAATGTATGGAGACAATTTTGAGCTTAAGGTTATAGATACGAAACATCCTGTTGAGAATTTCATTATTCACCTTGTAAGAGTGAACAAAGGTTCTGTAACTGTTAATTCAGATGTGGTTGCTGAAGTAGATTATGATAGAAGGAAGGGTATCCAAAGAGCACATACAGCAACACATCTACTGCATAAGGCTCTCAGAGAAGTTCTGGGAGAGCACGCTCTACAGAAAGGTTCTCTTGTTGATGAAGATTATCTAAGATTTGACTTTTCCCACTTTTCTCCATTAGAGTATGAAGAGATAAAGAAAATAGAAGATATGGTGCTTGATGCCATTTATAAAGAAATACCTGTAAATTGGGAGATAAAGGATATTGAAGAGGCAAAAAAGGAAGGAGCAGTTGCACTTTTTGGAGAAAAGTATGGAAAAAGGGTAAGAGTAGTTTCTGTGGAGGGATTGACTAAAGAATTTTGTGGCGGTACCCATGTATCCAATACAATAGAAATAGGAATTTTTAAGATAGTATCTGAAAGGGGTATTGGCTCAAATTTAAGAAGAGTTGAAGCCTATACAGGAAAGAAAGCTTTTAACTACATGAGGGAACTTGAAGAAAGGGAAAAGGAAATATCACAAGTTCTTGGAGTTCCCAATGAGATTGTAGTTGAAAGAATTGAAGAAATAAAACAGAAATTAAAGGAAAAAGATAGAGAATATCTGGAGCTTAAGAGGAGACTTCTAAGTATAATAGCGAGGGAGAGAGTATCAAAGGCAGAAAAAATCTCAAACATAAGTTTCATTACTGTAAGAGATAAGTTCATTAACCCAGACGATTCCTATATATTGTTTGACGAGATTAAAAATAAATTAAGGGACTTTGTCCTACTCGTAGTTTCAGGGAAGGAAGAAAAGAACATAAGTATCTTTGTTTCAGATTCCATAAAGGAGAAAATTACAGCAAAAAACCTTATGGACTATCTTAAAAGCTCTATAGGTGTAAAGGGAGGAGGAAAGGATAGCAGTGCACGGGGGAGAGCTGATAATTCAAAGGGCATAGAAGAAATTCTTAAAAAAGAATTAGAGAGAAGAATTGCCGCATAA
- the ruvX gene encoding Holliday junction resolvase RuvX: MPHNYYRGGSLRILGVDWGDKKMGVAISDPMNIIARGIGVFYGEEKEKIEKLKEIVERFNVELIVLGFPLSLSGEIGKQAEKILKVKGKLEATLKIRVELVDERFTTKIANTPIFKSKNNKVRKARKKTLDDDTSSAIIILNTYLERMR; this comes from the coding sequence TTGCCGCATAATTATTACAGAGGTGGTTCATTGAGAATCCTTGGAGTTGATTGGGGAGACAAGAAGATGGGAGTTGCCATATCGGATCCAATGAACATTATTGCAAGAGGCATTGGTGTCTTCTATGGAGAGGAGAAAGAGAAGATAGAAAAACTAAAGGAAATAGTTGAAAGATTTAATGTAGAATTAATAGTACTTGGTTTTCCTTTGAGTTTATCTGGAGAGATTGGGAAACAGGCAGAGAAGATTCTAAAAGTGAAAGGGAAACTTGAGGCTACACTTAAAATAAGAGTTGAACTTGTGGATGAAAGGTTTACAACCAAGATAGCAAATACTCCCATTTTTAAGTCCAAAAATAATAAGGTGAGGAAAGCAAGAAAAAAAACCTTAGATGACGACACATCTTCTGCTATAATAATTTTGAATACCTATCTGGAGAGAATGAGGTGA
- the mltG gene encoding endolytic transglycosylase MltG — protein sequence MKSLKIFLFVIFALVLIFAACFYTYDEMLPPKNFKPTKVTIPCDSTVQQIAEIAYKNNLIKNKTLFILLSKYYKIDKNLKSGIYTFDKKMDLREVLLKFTEGGIPPYVKVTIPEGYTLKEIEEIFIRNRICSKEDFEREVSNIDKYKNYIFDDADSLEGFLYPDTYFFEREKTEKDIKMMLENFKSKCNPLFNEYKGDLSNYEVLILASIVEKEAQVDEERKIIASVFINRLKLGMKLQADPTLKYVLPDAGYTLTSKELEIDSPYNTYKYRGLPPTPICNPSVKSIEAVIHPAKTDFLYFVAKGDGTHLFARTYEEHLKNIRKVMP from the coding sequence GTGAAGAGCTTAAAGATTTTTCTATTTGTTATTTTTGCTTTAGTTTTAATTTTTGCAGCATGTTTTTATACCTATGATGAGATGTTACCTCCAAAAAATTTTAAACCCACAAAGGTAACCATACCTTGTGATTCCACAGTTCAGCAGATAGCAGAAATTGCCTATAAGAACAATCTGATAAAAAACAAAACTCTATTTATCCTTCTCTCAAAATACTATAAAATTGATAAAAATTTAAAATCTGGTATATATACCTTTGATAAAAAAATGGATTTAAGAGAAGTGTTACTAAAATTCACAGAGGGGGGAATCCCTCCTTATGTGAAGGTAACAATACCTGAAGGTTACACTTTAAAGGAGATTGAGGAGATTTTTATCAGGAACAGGATATGCTCAAAGGAAGATTTTGAGAGAGAGGTATCAAATATAGATAAGTATAAAAACTACATCTTTGATGATGCAGATAGTCTTGAGGGATTTTTATATCCTGACACCTATTTCTTTGAAAGGGAAAAGACGGAAAAGGATATAAAGATGATGCTTGAGAATTTTAAATCAAAGTGTAATCCGCTCTTTAATGAATACAAAGGAGATCTTTCAAATTATGAGGTTCTTATACTTGCATCAATTGTGGAAAAGGAAGCCCAGGTGGATGAGGAGAGAAAAATAATTGCATCGGTTTTTATTAACAGGTTAAAACTGGGAATGAAACTTCAGGCAGACCCAACATTGAAGTATGTTTTACCTGATGCAGGATATACTCTCACATCCAAAGAGCTTGAGATTGACTCTCCTTATAATACATATAAATATAGAGGACTTCCCCCAACGCCCATATGTAATCCATCTGTTAAATCTATAGAAGCTGTAATACATCCAGCTAAAACAGACTTCCTCTACTTTGTGGCAAAGGGAGATGGAACTCATCTTTTTGCAAGAACATATGAAGAGCATTTAAAAAATATAAGAAAGGTGATGCCATGA